In Scyliorhinus torazame isolate Kashiwa2021f chromosome 19, sScyTor2.1, whole genome shotgun sequence, a single genomic region encodes these proteins:
- the cln3 gene encoding battenin, with the protein MSPRHTVLLMVVIPIVLWISYFHLLLQPRELSNWTLQNPCRRPECQPIIERHDDEVRESRLTFSKRVLIIRGLLKYMIPLGLIYFAEYFINQGLFELLFFRKSVLDHDGQYRWYQTLYQCGVFISRSSGNCFRLQRIWILAILQIANMIFLLFEVWYAFIPSIWIMFVIILYEGLLGGGGYVNTFRNIRLESPEEEREFAMGAASVADTLGIALSGAVALPFHDRMCRLD; encoded by the exons ATGTCGCCCCGGCACACTGTGCTGCTGATGGTGGTGATACCGATCGTCCTCTGGATCAG TTATTTCCACCTGCTGCTGCAGCCTCGAGAACTCTCCAATTGGACGCTCCAGAACCCCTGCAGGCGTCCCGAGTGTCAACCGATCATTGAGCGTCACGATGAC GAAGTGAGAGAGTCAAGGCTGACCTTCTCGAAAAGAGTTTTAATTATCCGG GGATTACTGAAATACATGATTCCCTTGGGACTGATATATTTTGCAGAATATTTCATTAATCAAGGACTG TTTGAACTCCTGTTCTTCCGGAAGAGTGTACTGGATCATGATGGACAGTATCGCTG GTACCAGACTCTGTATCAATGCGGAGTGTTTATCTCCAGGTCGTCAGGGAATTGCTTCCGTCTCCAACGAATCTGGATTCTCGCGATCTTGCAG ATCGCGAACATGATCTTCCTGTTATTTGAAGTGTGGTACGCCTTTATTCCGAGTATCTGGATTATGTTTGTTATTATTCTGTACGAAGGGCTGCTAGGCGGAGGAGGCTATGTGAATACGTTCCGGAACATCAGGCTTGAG AGCCCGGAGGAGGAGCGGGAATTTGCCATGGGAGCGGCGAGCGTAGCGGACACGCTGGGCATCGCGCTGTCTGGAGCTGTCGCCCTTCCCTTCCACGACCGCATGTGCCGGCTGGACTGA